The Mustelus asterias unplaced genomic scaffold, sMusAst1.hap1.1 HAP1_SCAFFOLD_1017, whole genome shotgun sequence DNA segment aaccagcctcccatccattgactctgtctacacttcccgctgcctcggggaaaagcagccggcataattaaggaccccacgcaccccggacattctctcttccaccttcttccatcgggaaaaagatacaaaagtctgagggcacgtaccaaccgactcaagaacagcttcttccctgctgctgtcagacttttgaatggatctaccttgtattaagttgatctttctctacacccctagctatgtctgtaacactccattctgcacactctcctttccttctcgatgaacagtatgctttgtctgtatagcgcgcaagaaacaatacttttcacagtatgttaatacatgtgacaataataaatcaaatcaaagagagacagagagagagacagagagagagaacgagagagagagagacaggtagagagagagagacagagagagagagacaggtagagagagagaggcagggagagagagagagaggcagggagagagagagagagggagacagggtgggggaggcacggagggagaggcagagagggggaggcaaaGTGGGgtcgagaggtttagggaggtaattccagaTCTTAGGGCCCCCACAGGCAGAttaaggcacggccgccaatgggggagcgatgggaatcgggggatgctcgagaggccggaattggaggaacgcagagatctcggagggtggtaggaggttacagagatagggagggagggagcgagggagggatttgaacaggagggtgagaattgtaggggctggaggaggttacagagatagggagggagggagcgagggagggatttgaacaggaggatgagaattgtaggggctggaggaggttacagagatagggagggagggagcgagggagggatttgaacaggaggatgagaattgtaggggctggaggaggttacagagatagggagggagcgagggagggagggatttgaacaggaggatgagaattgtaggggctggaggaggttacagagatagggagggagggagcgagggagggatttgaacaggagggtgggaattgtaggggctggaggaggttacagagatagggagggagggagcgagggagggatttgaacaggaggatgggaattgtaggggctggaggaggttacagagatagggagggagggagcgagggagggatttgaacaggaggatgagaattgtaggggctggaggaggttacagagatagggagggagcgagggagggatttgaacaggaggatgagaattgtaggggctggaggaggttacagagatagggagggagggagcgagggagggatttgaacaggagggtgggaattgtaggggctggaggaggttacagagatagggagggagcgagggggggatttgaacaggaggataagaacataagaacataagaaataggagcaggagtcggccatctagcccctcgagcctgccccgccattcaataagatcatggctgatctgaagtggatcagttccacttacccgcctgatccccataacccttaattcccttaccgatcaggaatccatctatctgtgatttaaacatgttcaacgaggtagcctccaccacttcagtgggcagagaattccagagattcaccaccctctgagagaagaagttcctcctcaactctgtcctaaactgacccccctttattttgaggctgtgccctctagttctagtttcctttctaagtggaaagaatctctccatctctaccctatccagccccttcattatcttataggtctctataagatcccccctcagccttctaaattccaacgaatacaaacccaatctgctcagtctctcctcatagtcaacacccctcatctctggtatcaacctggtgaaccttctctgcactccctccaaggccaatatatccttccgcaaataaggggaccaatactgcacacagtattccagctgcggcctcaccaatgccctgtacagatgcagcaagacgtctctgcttttatattctatcccccttgcgatataggccaacatcccatttgccttcttgatcacctgttgcacctgcagactgggtttttgcgtctcatgcacaaggacccccaggtccctctgcacagcagcatgttgtaatttctttccatttagataataatccaattggctattatttcctccaaagtgaataacctcgcatttgttaacgttatactccatctgccagatcctcgcccactcactcagcctgtccaaatctctctgcagaccttctacgccctccacacgattcacttttccacttatctttgtgtcgtctgcaaactttgttaccctacactcagtcccctcctccagatcgtctatataaatggtaaatagttgaggccccagtaccgatccctgcggcacgccactagttaccatctgccaacagaaaagcacccatttattccgactctctgcttcctgtcggatagccaatccccaatccacgctaacaccctacccccaactccatgtgacccaatcttcttcagcaaccttttgtgaggcaccttatcaaacgccttttggaaatccaaaaacaccgcatccaccggttcccctccatcaaccgcactcgtcacatcttcataaaatgagaattgtagggtctggaggaggttacagagatagggagggagcgagggagggatttgaacaggaggatgagaattgtagggctggaggaggttacagagatagggaggggggggcgagggtgggatttgaacaggaggatgagaattgtagggactgaaggaggttacagagatagggagggagggagcgagggagggatttgaactggaggatgagaattgtaggggctggaggaggttacagagatagggagggagggagcgagggagggatttgaactggaggatgagaattgtaggggctagaggaggttacagagatagggagggagggggcgagggagggatttgaacaggaggatgagaattgtatgggctggaggaggttacagagatagggagggagtgagggagggatttgaacaggaggatgagaattgtaggggctggaggaggttacagagatagggagggagggatttgaacaggaggattgTCAGACCTGGAGGTTGGTTTGGGAGGGTGGGAGGTTGGAGAGAAGAGCTTCGGGACAGCCAAAGAGAAGCTCTACTCTCAAACTGCTTCCTATTTCGGGTGATGCATTCCAAGAGAGTGTCAGAATGCTGAATGGGACACAGAAGCATGACGCTGGGCAGAAGTTACACATTTATTTCTGTGACACATGGGAACAGGTAAAAATCCTGGATTCAATGTATAATCCGGAGGCTAATCCACTTGGGAACTCCTTGCCGGACATGGTCCCATGCAGACATTGAACAAGGCAATGGAACAGTGTTTGTGAGGTGCTGTACTATTCCCTACCCACCCGCCTCTCCCCTCTTCCCGACCTTTCTTCAGAAGCTCAGTCAAACTCGGGGTACACTGCCGGACTCGGGTAGTTGCTGTATCCCGCTTTCTCCTCAGGACTCCCAGGGTCCCACACCTGACCCAGGGACTCAGACCCATCTCGGGGAGACAGCTCATCATCACTGCATTCCTGTGAAGGACAAGTAATGAAGCAACACAGAGAGGTCACCaagaatatttataatcccaatcccttcccgttcactcccactgtacacaatcccaatcccttcccgttcactcccactgtacacaatcccaatcccttcccgttcactcccactgtacacaatcccaatcccttcccgttcactcccactgtacacaatcccaatcccttcccgttcactcccactgtacacaatcccaatcccttcccattcactcccactgtacacaatcccaatccccttcccgttcactcccactgtacacaatcccaatggacccaaaccccttcccgttcactcccactgtacacaatcccaatccccttcccgttcactcccactgtacacaatcccaatggacccaaaccccttcccgttcactcccactgcacacaatcccaatggacccaaaccccttcctgttcactcacGGTGTACCTAAACTTCCACCACTCTTCCCCCACCATCTCCTCACTCTGTGCCCACCTATGTGTATGACGCAGTACCTGTTTGATCTGGTCGTGTGCCAGGATGTAGAAGGGACTGGAATGCCTCTTGCCCGCTGGTTGAGGCTCCCTCTCATCCTTGAACCTCTTCCTCTTGGCGGCGCCCCCTTCAGCAGGCAGGGGGCTGCCCGGCTCCTGTGACCCCTGTGAGGCCAGTGGCCGGGGTCTGGGTGCCTGGGCATCCTGCCCCTCCAGCAGGCTGCTGGAGGCCGGGTCGCCCAGCAGGGTGTCCTCTCCGTGGCTGCCCGCATCCTGTCAACAGAGAAGGAGTTCACCCTCAGttagacggcacggtagcacagtggttagcactgctgcttcacagctccagggacctgggttcgattcccggcttgggtcactgtctgtgtggagtttgcacattctccccgtgtctgcgtgggtttcctccgggtgctccggtttcctcccacagtccaaagatgtgcgggttaggttgattggccaggttaaaaattgccccttagagtcctgggatacgtaggttagaggaattagtgggtaaatatgtagggatatgggggtagggcctgggtgggattgaggtcggtgcagactcgatgggccgaatggcctctttctgtgctgtagggtttctaagatttcaaaGATCTCGGTGGTGTCTGTGAGGTGTCTGTGGTGTCTGGTGTCTCGGAGGTGTCTGTGTTTCCAGTGTGACAGACAGCCGAGTCTCTGGCTGCCTCGCCTGTCTGAATGGAAGATCCAGGGCCAATtcacaggcccccaaataattaCTGGCAATGTCAAAGCCGTCTCAGTCCCTCTGGGTCCCATCCCTCTCTCCTGGCTTGGGTGGAGGGAGCACTCCGGACTCCAGGAAGGACTCCGCACTCACGCTGGACCCGGGGTGACCTCCTGGCCTTTTACCCCAGGCCGTCATGAGGATGGCGTGTTTCCACCTCCGGAACATTCCTGGCCTTAGCCCATTGGCTGCTGACCCTCACCTCGCCCTCTCTCACCTCCAGACTCCGCCTCTCTAACATTCTCCTGTTTCCAGACCTCCAACAACATCAGCTGGTCCAATCCTCTCATGCTCCGCTGCCCACCATATCCcaactcgcccccctccctccctatccctgtaacctcctccagcccctacaatcctcaccctcctgttcaaatccctccctccctccctatctctgtaacctcctccagcccctacaatcctcaccctcctgttccaatccctccctcgctccctccctccctccctatccctgtaacctcctccagcccctacaattctcatcctcctgttccaatgcctccctcgctccctccctccctatctctgtaacctcctccagcccctacaattcccatcctcctgttcaaatccctccctcgctccctccctccctatctctgtaacctcctccagcccctacaatcctcatcctcctgttcaaatccctccctccctccctatccctgtaacctcctccagcccctacaattctcatcctcctgttcaaatacctccctcgctccctcgctccctatctctgtaacctcctccagcccctacaatcctcaccctcctgttccaatccctccctccctccctatccctgtaacctcctccagcccctacaatcctcatcctcctgttcaaatccctccctccctccctatccctgtaacctcctccagcccctacaattctcatcctcctgttccaatccctccctcgctccctccctccctatctctgtaacctcctccagcccctacaattcccatcctcctgttcaaatccctccctcgctccctccctccctatctctgtaacctcctccagcccctacaattctcatcctcctgttcaaatccctccctcgctccctccctatctctgtaacctcctccagcccctacaatcctcaccctcctgttcaaatccctccctcgctccctccctccctatctctgtaacctcctccagcccctacaattctcatcctcctgttcaaatccctccctcgctccctccctatctctgtaacctcctccagcccctacaattctcatcctcctgttcaaatccctccctcgctccctccctatctctgtaacctcctccagcccctacaatcctcaccctcctgttcaaatccctccctccctccctatccctgtaacctcctccagcccctacaattctcaccctcctgttccaatccctccctccctcactatctctgtaacctcctccagcccctacaattctcatcctcctgttcaaatccctccctcgctcccttcctatctctgtaacctcctccagcccctacaattctcatcctcatgttcaaatccctccctcgctccctccctccctatccctgtaacctcctccagcccctacaatcctcatcctcctgttcaaatccctccctcgccccctccctatctctgtaacctcctccagcccctacaatcctcatcctcctgttcaaatccctccctcgccccctccctatctctgtaacctcctccagcccctacaattctcatcctcctgttcaaagccctccctcgctccctccctatctctgtaacctcctccagcccctacaatcctcatcctcctgttcaaatccctccctcgccccctccctatctctgtaacctcctccagcccctacaattctcatcctcctgttcaaatccctccctcgctccctccctccctatctctgtaacctcctccagcccctacaatcctcatcctcctgttcaaatccctccctcgctccctccctatctctgtaacctcctccagcccctacaatcctcatcctcctgttcaaatccctccctcgccccctccctatctctgtaacctcctccagcccctacaattctcatcctcctgttcaaatccctccctcgctccctccgtccctatctctgaaacctcctacAACCCCTCGAGATCTCTGCGTTACTCCGATTCCGGCCCCTTGAACATCCCccaattcccatcgctccgccattggcggccgcgccttcagctgcctcgggggggggggggtgcctaaactctggaattccctccctaaacctctctgccactctctctctgtccctccctccttgtgtctcacactcgcactctctgtCCTCCTGTCAGATGTTCCATAAAACCTCCCTCTTTGATCGAGCTTTTGGTCCTTTGTCCTTAATATCTCTTGACATGACACGGGGTGCGATGAAACCTTGCCATTCCAGGGGTTCTGTCAGCAGGACCTCCCGCGGATTACAAAAGTGCGGATGGCAGAGTAGCACATACGCAGCGCATGTTTTCTCTGCAGAAATGACGGGGAAAGGTGAGAGTTTAAGGCTGTAAATTGCGGATGTGTCAGGTTTTGGGGATGCGAGACCTGGAGACCTAATATTTCAGACCGTTTGATGGAGGCACAgaacagtgaggggtgaggggttacCTCGAGCAGGATAGTGAGCTGGGCCGTTCTGTAGCCGTCACCGTGAGAGTCCAGACACTTCATTAAAAATCTAacaaaacagaaatcaaaatatTAGCATCAGGTAACAGTCCATAAAACCAGCTTGTAACAcggcattgca contains these protein-coding regions:
- the tfpt gene encoding TCF3 fusion partner; the encoded protein is MAAVSFDDFPGPCSELALPPLFGGNILESELEQEVEFADAGLIEDNGEEEATQELCRERYRKKYHALQRRCKEMESVNEMLLNRLEYVKKITQRFKKERRFLMKCLDSHGDGYRTAQLTILLEDAGSHGEDTLLGDPASSSLLEGQDAQAPRPRPLASQGSQEPGSPLPAEGGAAKRKRFKDEREPQPAGKRHSSPFYILAHDQIKQECSDDELSPRDGSESLGQVWDPGSPEEKAGYSNYPSPAVYPEFD